The DNA region TAGTTTCCTTCTTATTCACTCCTCTAGACATGACCGACCTTCATTCCTCCAGCATACTTCTGAGTGACCTTTCTAAGAGAGTATTTGAGCTTCTACTAAGTGTTTTTTAGATTCTACCTATATGGAAGCACTTTTAAGTTTTCTGTCACTCTTACTTTGAAAGTTGGAAACAAGAATTTGATACTTTTTCTCTGTCTAAAATTAGAAGTTGACATTTATGATctaaataaatttatcattttacataATTGTCATCATAACTTTTaccttaataaatttatcattttacataATTATCATCAAACTtttgtgttatttattttttaaataatattttatatttttatataatttatatttctataattttttatacatatttttgtgtatttatataaattttatcattttttatttttattaattttatatatttttttcattataaaaaaataattttgatataatatttaaaatataataattattatataaacaaacagtatatcaaaattatatttagataattaaaaaataataatttctatatttagataattaaaatataatattatcatcctttaactaaaaattaagtttagaaGCAATTATTCATCAAATATTCCAATTTTActgtattaattttttatttctattttcaaatactttatattttaacTTCTCACTAATCTCAAAATAATCTCTGTAAAAGAATCATTTATAAATAAGCAAAAGTTCTCTCAAACCTAATTAATAAGGGCTTAGCAACAACAGTGAAGGTCCCCTTAATTACCAACTGAACTAGTCCAAGTATCTAAGACTTTGTATTGTGTTCTTGATCTTCGtttcattaattaattcaatGATTGTTTTGTGTTCTTCTTCATTTCATTAATTCAATGATACCAAATGAAGTATTCCAAGTCTCTAAGACATTGTACGTTGCATTTTGTACTTCTTCGTTTCATTAATTCAATGGTCTCACCGGTTGGCATGCAGGAACCTCCGGCAAGTGAAGTACATCGGCAACTTCCACGAGTTCGACTTGAAGTTCAAGAAGCACTGCCGCAAGGGCAAGCTCCCTAACTACGTGGTCATCGAGCAGCGCTGGATCGACCTCAAACTGTTCCCAGGCAACGACGACCACCCCTCGCACGACGTGGCGGAAGGGCAGAAACTGGTGAAGGAGGTCTACGAGGCGCTACGATCCAGCCCCCAGTGGAACGAGATTCTCTTCGTCATCACCTACGACGAGCACGGCGGCTTCTTCGACCACGTCCCCACCCCGGTCGAGGGCGTCCCCAGCCCGGACGGCATCGCCGGACAGAGCCCTTTCTTTTTCAAGTTCGACCGGCTGGGCGTGCGCGTCCCGGCTTTATTCATATCTCCCTGGGTCGAACCAGGCACCGTGATTCACAAGCCGACCGGGCCCCAAGTCACTTCCCAATTCGAGCACTCCTCCATCCCCGCCACCGTCAAGAAGATCTTCAACCTCCCTGACTTCTTGACCAAGCGCGACGCCTGGGCCGGCACCTTCGACTCGGTCCTCACCCGGACCACGCCCCGAACCGACTGCCCGTCGACGTTGCCAGAGGCTACGAAGCTCCGGGAGACCGAGGCGGCGGAGGAGGCGAAGCTGTCGGATTTCCAGAAGGAAATGGTGCAGCTGGGCGCGGTGCTCAACGGCGACCACGCCAAGGATGTCTACCCGTGGAAGCTGGTGGAGGAGATGACGGTGGCGGAGGGCGCGGCGTACGTGAAGAGCGCGTTCGAGGCCTGGCGGAAGGCATGCGAAAAGTGCCGGGAGAGCGGCGCCGACGGGTCGCACGTGGTGGAGCTGAAGGCGGCGAATGGACCGAAGGCCCTGCTGGAGAAGGTGTCGTCTTGCTTCACGTGCGGCAGGTTTTAGAGCCTCCGTGGTTGTTAGGAATAATATAATGGATTGGATAGATTCGATTATATGCATATTGTTGCTTAATTAGTTTGTGTCAAGTGCGTGCTTGTTTGGAAACCGAAACACAATGTTTATTTCACTTTCTTTATTTTAAAGGgtaaattttaaaaggaaattcttTTGATTGGTATGATAAAACggcagttttttaaaattattaaaacaatACTCCATCTTATATTTTATccaaaaaaaatatctttattcCAACGCTCGTATAATTGCAATCATTTATAACAgtcattataaaattaaaatagtcaattttagttaaattgatttaatttaatcaaaattattaatcTTAACGTATTTTATATTAACATACTCTTtatcaatttattaaaactatttaaatttgattaaaattattcaaacttaatcaaaattacttaaaTATTAATGTAACAATTATAATCTATAGTTGCTATAAATTATAGCAACTATGAATCTTATCTTGTCCCCACGGGTTGGCGTAGTTAGTATCTGTATGAGTGTTTATTGTAATAGGTCCTGGAGTCCCGTGATTTATCTATCTATATTTTAACGTGAGGGCGGTAAAATTGGACAGTTTAGGGTGAGCAATATCATATTTTACTCTAACTATGAATCATATCTTCTATAATTACGAATGCAACGacacataaaatattttattcattGATTTCTTAGACCCAATTGATTGATGTCCATCGTATTAGTGCAATCATGACCCAAGAGGTTTTGTGTGACCTCGAGTTttgacattttaaaaaaaaataaagttaagtCTTTTCCTAtgtatttaatatgtgtatttAAATATACAATGATCAATGATTGTTCGTGTAATCGTGCCCCAAGTGAATTGTGTGTGACATTCAAATTTGATGTTTAGTAAAGGATTTACGTTGTTTTGCATGTGTGTATGTTTGAGTATGCAGAATTGTAGGAACACATATAGAGCTCGGAGAGACTCGAAGATCGTAGTGTTAGATTTTATCTATTATGGTGAGATCACATGCGATTTGTGACATGCAGATCTATGTGGTTAAGAGACAAGCCCGTTATGTGATTTAATTAATGGTCATAGGGTTTATATTATTAAATGTGAGATTTTATATGTGTATAACCTAATAACCTATGTTGTTATTATCTTTGGTCTGATAATGGATACGAgtccactatatatagggttTGGTCTCCATTAGATTATGTATTTTGACATATCTCTTTGCTCCCCATTGGTGAAGAGACTACGCCGTCATCAACTTAACTCCTCTGAAAGATCAACCTTttgctcatttttttttcttccgtaGGATTTCCAGATTCATGGATGACACATAAAAATGATGGCTATTTCACTGCATTCAAGTCCATTATCTATTTagaattttgtatttattttcttcTATGTAATTTGATGAAACTAGATCCTTGTGCatgtcttattttcttttatcaagTTTATCTTGCTTAGAATTCATGTGGTTAGGAAACAAGATTTTcaccaagtggtatcagagccacgacTGTTTCATCATTTTTTATAGAAATAAAGTTAGGGTTTTCATCTATTTTTGTTGTTttatgctagattaggttttctTGGCTTCAAACAATTTTTTGTTCATCGAAAATCAAGAACAAACACCTAGGGTAGGctaattttcaagtttttttcacattttttgtgAAGAACATGAAGAATGGCGGTAATCGCCATCATTTTCCCTTAGAAAAATACTATTTAGATATgattaaggtttagggttttaggtggGTTGTTGCACGCCATGACCGTGTGGTGTGCTGTTGCATGCTGATGTGTGAAAATCTCAAGTTCATGATTCTAtcgtcaaataataaaatattgaatttactGGGATTGTTGTTTAACCACTAATTGAGTTTGTAAAGTTAGCTATCTAGACTATCAGAGTTGTGTCTAGTCACAAGAACAAAAGATTGAGAGAGAATGAGATAGAGTTGAGAGAGCAAGAGGAGAAGATTTTGAGAGAGGGCCTAGAGTAGGAGTCAAGAGAAGGCAAATGGTCAAATGGAGAAGTTGGAATTGAGGGAAATAATTCTAGGACTTCGGTTTTACTATAATTCTAGTTGATGTCCTCAAGTATTGTTCATTCTATTTTCATGTTTACATACTTGTAAGGATTCTAACCAAATTACCGATACGATCCCTTGAAGGTAGTATTAGAGTGTTTACCCCAAATTCAATACTATTAAATAAAGAGGTAAAACTAGAACGTTGGCTTAAAAGGTTACCCCTGTCACGTGAGGACTAATCGTCATACAGTATAGATTATTCAATCCACTTCCTAACACTAAATTGAAGAAAACCCATTAATCAATAGTTAGCTATCCCTTGAGAAGAATTAGCCCCTCTTCAAGGTAATGACTCTAAAAAGTCTACTTAAAAATTTACCCCCTGTCACATGAGGACCAACAGGCATACAATCTAGAGCATTTCTCTTTCATATTGACCAAACCCCCACATCCAATtgcacacacatcacacacattcaATTAATCAGGAACAAGACATAAACATATCGTAGAATAGAGAAATAACCAAATACATAGTCCATACATCAATATTACATCATAGTTACTCCCTACATTGTAGAATTCAGAGGATCACTCTATAGAGAAGGAAATACAACCACAAGACATAGAAAATAACAAGCTACAACTCAaatcagaaagaaaagagaagagaatgcttatcaATGTATTCTCGATGTCTTCAAATGAATTCCTAGCTTTGGTGGTGGATGGATCATTACGATGGCTCCTCGAATAGTGGCTCTACCCCAAGAGGGGGAAACCCTCTCTTAAGGAGGGGGATGAAGTACCCTACTCCAAGATGAGTCAAGCAAGGGTTTGCTTGATCCTTTTATACCTCCCTCATACTTTTCAAATCTACCCTCATTTATTGGGCTCAACCACAATCAGTTTTTTACCACTTAGACCCAATTTTCTTGGGTTAAACCCTGAAGTAAACTTATAGAgcttgaaattatctacattttgataggtGTTTAGACTCATGGATCTAATCGAGATAAAAGTTATGGTCttttgtgttaggatgtatactaaaagcctagcttttggtataaacatttatctagaaataagaatcacattggtcaaatgtctacatttatgataaatgtagttgttcaattaatttatattgtagataacatggtgtgtggtgtcacacacagaggatcatgttatcagtaccttataaattataaacagtagctcacggccaagatggaaaggaacaaaccataggaaggtcgtagtgtaattaggtattagtttatcttaactatataattacactagtacacttagagtgtattgagtaggaccatttgaggtcgtttcttttatactgactttataaaggaacaaagacctcagttattatggaagtgtgtgctcttaatcctaatataataacaagcacatatatttgatatttatttctttaatttatcaatgggtgagatttagttcgataaatcaataagcccgataagttgggaaatgatatcacttatagtgtgtgttgttgattatagaaagaaactgtgtcctagtaatctaggttgagaatgtccccaagaggagctcataaggattgccatgttaaaccctgcaggtggacttaatccgacatgacgatgaagttgagtggtactactcttggagatagatattaattaagtgagttgtcagtaacttacttaattagtggacatttgttatcttaaacacagggagactaatacactcataataagaaggagcccaaaatgtaatttgggattggtgcggtagttcaataatagttctttagtggaatgaattattattgatgaaattaagttgtgtgttcgaggcgaacatgggatgcttaatttcatcggaagaccaaaaccaattcctcctctcggtccctatcgtagcctcttgtatatagagatttatacccaccacatacccaccttcttacccatccaatggggtcggccaagctagcttggaacccaaactaGGGTCGTCCAAGACCaaatggttgagccaagttggtggccggccaaagcttgggtcccaagcttaggtggccagccactagaatattaaaaaggtttttttattaaaattatttcttatgtggatatcatgatttaaaagagagttttaaaattaaaatttccttttatagcattctacaaaagattaagagaagagattaatttctttccttatttgtagattaaaaggatagttttaatttttagtaaaaactttccttatttgtaaatcatccacatgtttaaaagagagtttaaaaatttgaaatctttccttatttgttgattaaaaggtggattttaaattttaagaaaactttcctttttaaacatgttcatgatttaaaagagagtttaaaaattaaatattctcttttataagtttctacaaaagattaagaaaagatttgatatctttccttatttgtagattgaaagagattttaatttttagagataactttctttttatccacatgtttaaaagaaagattttaatttataaaatttcctttttattaaccaccatgaagggaaaaattatttgagaaatttttataaatttccggaagcaaattaggaagttttaattcttgtgtgaattaaaatttccttgattaagggattaaaggtggccggccattatcatgatgaaaagaaaattatttttaattaaataaattttccttttcaatggcaaaagaattaaggaagtttttattaaattttccttatttgccaagaccaaggattataaaagagggggtagaggaggcttcaagggagataactctattatttttctccctcttttcttccttggtgtggccagcccttccctttctcttctctccatctttgtggccgaaaccttcttttctcttggagatcaagtggtggccggatcttagcttggagaagaagg from Zingiber officinale cultivar Zhangliang chromosome 4B, Zo_v1.1, whole genome shotgun sequence includes:
- the LOC121974889 gene encoding non-specific phospholipase C3-like; protein product: MAAAEITAATAASSSSTAAGFKIKTVVVLVQENRSFDHMLGWMKSINPSIDGIASKDQFSNPLSTADPAAGIVYFGDNSRYVEPDPGHSIQAIYEQIYGVEFADATSTPITPPGVTTPPMNGFAQQAEKEQKGRSEIVMNGFRPAAVPVYEALVREFAVCDRWFAPVPASTQPNRLFVHSATSHGFTSNDTKKLVQGLPQRTIFDSLHDAGYSFGIYYQNPPATLFYRNLRQVKYIGNFHEFDLKFKKHCRKGKLPNYVVIEQRWIDLKLFPGNDDHPSHDVAEGQKLVKEVYEALRSSPQWNEILFVITYDEHGGFFDHVPTPVEGVPSPDGIAGQSPFFFKFDRLGVRVPALFISPWVEPGTVIHKPTGPQVTSQFEHSSIPATVKKIFNLPDFLTKRDAWAGTFDSVLTRTTPRTDCPSTLPEATKLRETEAAEEAKLSDFQKEMVQLGAVLNGDHAKDVYPWKLVEEMTVAEGAAYVKSAFEAWRKACEKCRESGADGSHVVELKAANGPKALLEKVSSCFTCGRF